A genome region from Nocardia sp. NBC_00565 includes the following:
- a CDS encoding NAD(P)-dependent oxidoreductase, producing MRITVFGATGGIGHLVVQQLLDDGHQVVALVRTPAKLSLTHSHLTVVTGQLSDRDAVEQAVSGADAVISALGPSLRRSATGTPVTEGTRTIVQAMQTQKVARFIGLATPSLADPRDKPHWKHKVLPLMAGLTIPNALAELKGMTAAVTDSRLDYTIARITNPTNKPATGRIRSGFLGHDGVGSAMSRADIAAFLVAQLTDTRYRRAMPAISN from the coding sequence TCGTCGTCCAGCAACTCCTCGACGACGGCCACCAGGTCGTCGCCCTGGTCCGCACCCCTGCCAAGCTCAGCCTCACCCACTCCCACCTCACGGTCGTCACCGGGCAGCTATCCGACCGCGATGCCGTCGAGCAGGCCGTCAGTGGCGCGGACGCGGTGATCAGCGCGCTCGGCCCGTCTCTGAGACGGTCCGCGACCGGCACCCCGGTGACCGAGGGAACCCGCACCATCGTGCAGGCCATGCAGACCCAGAAGGTGGCCCGGTTCATCGGCCTGGCCACGCCGTCGCTGGCCGATCCACGGGACAAGCCGCACTGGAAGCACAAGGTGCTGCCCCTCATGGCCGGGCTGACGATCCCCAACGCGCTGGCCGAACTGAAGGGCATGACCGCGGCCGTCACCGACTCGAGGCTCGACTACACCATCGCCCGCATCACCAACCCCACCAACAAGCCCGCCACCGGCCGCATCCGCTCCGGCTTCCTCGGCCACGACGGTGTCGGCTCCGCCATGAGCCGCGCCGACATCGCCGCGTTCCTCGTCGCACAGCTCACCGACACCCGCTACCGGCGGGCCATGCCCGCCATCAGCAACTGA
- a CDS encoding JmjC domain-containing protein, which yields MDHYLTQAIEKALGWSGSDGLGAAFARGTVLDADLCARMLTPQKLLDVIMRRAVSPPQFRCFQNGNELHPDAYLTQLVTRRSQVIPVPNMDRLDQLMQSGCSLVLDSLDSFDPTMEIACRALQWWSRELVQVNTYLTTNDAAGFALHWDDHDVVIVQIGGEKSWEVRAASRPVPMYRDAEPNTVPPEEIVWSGTMRTGDVMHIPRGFWHQATRTNSGAGCSLHVTFGFVKRTGVDWVSWVADRSRQREPFRRDLHRWGTAAERARQEDELVAGMAQLLADYPTSAYLAAREHERQPPRHVATGAVFGPPQTVVCLTDFSPGIEVWGQEVDVLAAGKKMTFAARAEPALRLLLTGHPIDLATVTATTGIDAAVLAETLIKEGVCAELTEALSWGYTGMIPTGTCSNTP from the coding sequence ATGGACCACTACTTGACCCAAGCAATCGAGAAGGCGCTGGGTTGGAGTGGGTCCGACGGGCTCGGTGCCGCGTTCGCGCGCGGCACCGTGCTCGACGCGGACCTGTGCGCCAGAATGCTGACTCCGCAGAAGCTGCTCGATGTAATCATGCGACGTGCCGTGTCGCCTCCTCAATTCCGTTGCTTTCAGAACGGGAATGAGCTGCACCCCGATGCATACCTGACACAGCTTGTGACTCGCCGGTCACAGGTTATTCCGGTACCCAACATGGACCGTTTGGATCAGCTCATGCAGTCCGGCTGTTCCTTGGTGCTGGATTCCTTGGACTCATTCGATCCGACCATGGAGATTGCCTGCCGGGCATTGCAATGGTGGTCGCGCGAATTAGTCCAGGTGAATACGTATCTGACCACCAACGATGCCGCCGGGTTTGCCCTCCACTGGGATGACCACGACGTCGTTATCGTCCAGATCGGCGGCGAGAAGTCGTGGGAAGTGCGCGCGGCATCCAGGCCGGTGCCGATGTACCGGGACGCGGAGCCGAACACGGTTCCGCCAGAGGAGATCGTGTGGTCGGGCACAATGCGGACCGGCGACGTGATGCATATTCCTCGCGGGTTCTGGCACCAGGCGACTCGCACCAACAGCGGGGCCGGCTGCAGCCTGCACGTGACGTTCGGATTCGTGAAGCGGACCGGGGTCGATTGGGTGTCGTGGGTGGCGGATCGAAGTAGGCAGCGCGAGCCATTCCGACGCGATCTGCACCGATGGGGAACAGCAGCCGAGCGCGCCAGGCAGGAGGACGAGCTCGTAGCCGGAATGGCGCAGCTGCTCGCGGACTACCCGACCTCGGCGTATCTCGCCGCCCGTGAGCACGAACGACAGCCACCCCGCCACGTCGCGACCGGTGCAGTATTCGGCCCGCCACAAACTGTTGTGTGCCTGACGGACTTTTCCCCAGGCATCGAAGTCTGGGGCCAGGAGGTCGATGTGCTGGCCGCCGGCAAGAAGATGACCTTCGCCGCACGGGCTGAACCGGCGCTTCGGCTGTTGCTGACCGGGCATCCGATCGACCTCGCCACCGTGACCGCGACGACGGGCATTGATGCCGCCGTTCTTGCAGAAACCTTGATAAAGGAGGGCGTGTGCGCCGAACTGACCGAGGCGTTGTCCTGGGGCTATACCGGCATGATCCCGACCGGCACCTGCTCGAACACGCCCTGA
- a CDS encoding helix-turn-helix domain-containing protein gives MQREDFSVEQIVGEFAVRWGFRPRQAWRHGRGMTQDEVAAEYNALIGDPQAPMSGKRISDFEAWPVGGVKPTLHTLSVLAQLYGTQPHLLVDFADYEAMTRTERAALRVHDHRTEGGVPAVSTVAIASPTADIASDCAAYVKCCLAIIECGTYYREEIDELLAVLNRVVATLVCPDAAWLDVVVPVHSDVPTAAVPLVEGLVSEHGWLQVWASGVRRTTRPTLIPIQVNGTPWRGSGNAFLSRGIDYVGSFRGLYTASEYDLAPEVASEIEARYDYWRDECYFGALLAAAIRSPEPGASDIIGVLNLNFRFENPIGDGDTLEPQRSVAILDVLEPALRLIGTAIQMHHQLRDGT, from the coding sequence ATGCAGCGGGAAGATTTCTCGGTGGAGCAGATCGTCGGTGAGTTCGCTGTGCGGTGGGGATTTCGTCCGCGCCAGGCGTGGCGGCACGGGCGTGGGATGACGCAGGACGAGGTCGCTGCTGAGTACAACGCGTTGATCGGAGATCCTCAAGCGCCGATGAGCGGCAAGCGGATCTCGGACTTCGAGGCGTGGCCGGTGGGTGGGGTCAAGCCGACTCTGCATACGTTGTCGGTGCTGGCGCAGCTTTACGGCACGCAGCCGCATCTGCTTGTGGATTTCGCGGACTACGAAGCGATGACCCGCACCGAGCGGGCCGCGCTTCGTGTACATGACCACCGCACGGAGGGCGGGGTTCCGGCGGTCTCCACAGTGGCCATCGCAAGTCCGACCGCCGACATCGCGAGCGACTGTGCGGCCTACGTGAAGTGCTGTTTGGCAATCATCGAATGCGGGACGTATTACCGCGAAGAGATCGACGAGCTGTTGGCGGTATTGAACCGGGTTGTCGCCACGTTGGTGTGTCCGGACGCTGCATGGCTCGACGTTGTGGTGCCAGTGCACTCGGATGTACCCACCGCGGCGGTCCCGCTCGTGGAGGGGTTGGTGAGTGAGCACGGATGGTTGCAGGTGTGGGCCAGCGGTGTCCGGCGGACAACGCGGCCGACTCTGATTCCGATTCAGGTGAACGGGACTCCGTGGCGCGGAAGCGGGAATGCGTTCCTGTCGCGGGGCATCGACTACGTCGGATCGTTTCGCGGGCTGTACACCGCATCCGAGTACGATCTGGCCCCGGAGGTCGCCTCGGAAATCGAAGCCAGATACGACTATTGGCGCGATGAGTGCTACTTCGGCGCGTTGCTGGCCGCGGCGATCCGATCCCCGGAACCCGGAGCGTCGGACATCATCGGCGTTCTCAATCTCAACTTCAGATTCGAAAACCCCATCGGGGACGGCGACACGCTCGAACCGCAACGATCGGTCGCGATACTCGATGTCCTGGAGCCCGCGTTGCGGCTCATAGGCACAGCGATTCAGATGCACCATCAACTGAGGGACGGCACATAG
- a CDS encoding cysteine hydrolase family protein produces the protein MKKSALVVVDMQEFFFVENPNIDRLDLGKRCNEIIDIARQADVPVVHVVTLYREDRVDWPTAWSTGDSWCANLVRGGELAQVVDQLSIEPDDFVVEKKRFSAFYNTNLDDILRSLDCDHIYLIGYSADVCVRFSAVDAYNRGYAVSLVYDGIESFREAKDASVTYLGWLVDAECVPLSEFRTRNQPKTASG, from the coding sequence GTGAAGAAGAGCGCACTGGTGGTTGTCGACATGCAGGAGTTCTTCTTCGTGGAGAACCCGAACATCGACCGCCTGGATTTGGGGAAGCGCTGCAACGAGATCATCGACATCGCTCGGCAGGCGGATGTACCGGTTGTCCACGTCGTCACGCTGTACCGGGAGGACCGGGTCGACTGGCCGACAGCGTGGAGCACCGGAGACAGCTGGTGCGCGAATCTGGTTCGGGGTGGCGAGTTGGCCCAGGTTGTCGACCAATTATCAATCGAGCCAGACGATTTCGTCGTGGAGAAGAAGCGCTTCAGTGCGTTCTACAACACCAACCTCGATGATATTCTCCGCAGCCTCGACTGCGATCACATCTACCTGATCGGGTATTCCGCCGACGTGTGCGTGCGATTCAGCGCCGTCGACGCCTACAACCGTGGCTACGCGGTATCGCTGGTTTACGACGGTATCGAGTCGTTCCGAGAAGCCAAGGATGCCTCCGTGACGTACCTCGGTTGGCTAGTCGATGCCGAGTGTGTCCCACTGAGTGAATTCCGGACGCGAAACCAGCCGAAGACGGCGTCGGGGTAG